In a single window of the Rhizoctonia solani chromosome 16, complete sequence genome:
- a CDS encoding tungstate-binding protein: MVAASLVLALGSGLAAAALPSRRQSTGNSTECTTGSSIAPSGVYYGVGKNATDGVPVRLRISNGGAGLSGLVGALANAFITYKVDQNKTEGPFAVAWVRGDTTETIKYLGNGEADVGITYNKAAECQAVSDGVAARRVYGFRDHFYLAGPPSNPAGLQEFKSGAQNENILTQFQKIVRTGNNDTLVPPTRFLTRYDKSATNIKDSELFIAVGQVPWAYAYSKWYHQYVAYPIDALIAAAKLGEYTITDRGTWLSTPVNVTSQLVRYNEGQDDPAQSAAGQPEGPEDLLLNPAFFLTGTKVCEGNKQLADDFLTWVVSEDGQKVIEDFRGTASPTEWLYTRAPTRNDLKIQNCSITGA, from the exons ATGGTTGCAGCTTCCCTTGTCCTTGCCCTTGGCTCTGGTCTAGCAGCAGCCGCTCTTCCCTCTCGACGCCAATCGACGGGAAATTCAACGGAATGTACTACTGGAAGCTCTATAGCGCCCTCGGGTGTATATTATGGTGTTGGGAAGAACGCGACCGACGGAGTTCCCGTGCGACTACGGATCAGTAATGGGGGTGCCGGGCTCTCCGGTCTGGTCGGTGCGCTGGCCAACGCCTTCATTACTTACAAGGTAGACCAAAACAAGACCGAAGGCCCTTTTGCA GTTGCATGGGTAAGAGGCGATACGACTGAGACAATCAAATATCTAGGGAATGGAGAGGCGGACGTTGGGATTACATATAACAAGGCTGCGGAGTGCCAGGCAGTATCAGATGGTGTGGCCGCTCGTCGGGTCTATGGGTTTAGAGATCACTTCTACCTCGCTGGCCCGCCCTCTAA CCCGGCTGGCCTGCAGGAATTCAAGTCAGGTGCACAAAACGAGAATATTTTGACCCAGTTTCAGAAGATTGTGAGGACAGGAAACAACGATACTTTG GTTCCTCCCACTCGTTTCTTGACGCGTTACGATAAATCGGCCACGAATATTAAAGATTCTGAGCTATTTATTGCAGTTGGCCAA GTCCCTTGGGCATATGCTTACTCTAAGtggtaccatcaatatgttgCATATCCGATTGATGCACTT ATAGCTGCTGCGAAGCTAGGCGAATATACAATTACCGACCGAGGTACTTGGCTTTCAACTCCAGTCAACGTTACGAGTCAGTTGGTGCGCTACAACGAAGGCCAAGACGACCCAGCCCAAAGTGCCGCAGGCCAACCAGAAGGCCCAGAAGACCTTCTTCTTAACCCCGCATTTTTCCTTACTGGTACCAAAGTTTGTGAGGGAAATAAGCAACTTGCGGATGATTTCCTCACCTGGGTGGTCAGTGAGGATGGTCAAAAGGTTATTGAAGATTTCAGAGGAACAGCTTCCCCTACCGAATGGCTTTATACCCGTGCACCCACTCGCAACGATCTAAAAATCCAAAACTGCAGCATCACAGGTGCCTGA
- a CDS encoding CAMK/CAMK1 protein kinase: MNPFTDDPTHLPTVVFPNPVFGSLFNYRDAIALLGHPSPGSGVLVLGTGLSKDEMSCSLGIYACIALYVLSKILTYGFLIEKVHVVWGGAHQPRLKSPVYRICLITVTPYAVVIVLMLLGRIFYLRADGACVIGLQRLASLTLLIYDLYINIFLTGLFIWPLARSKLINPRLKSVAVRTLVAAFAALTTSTLNIAILTVMDGRQLGWVCLGSCGTDVTINAIVLFWVTSPTSGTSLTYSGPHPTNGSSLGQDGNQGATVTGRRASAALVLSSAPRSPITPNTPNFQEKGHDSGLLSPSIWRSTFGGTSKNQQPTNHFQDRGQQMEMSPRTPSPRREVWDDRPSSIVTVDDIEANASGPGFVTIGLPPPSKKRDAGRTRAGHGVHSSQHSGNRNSIFGRIFASSESRKEMEVTVTITTQLDNEDELDGSVRKSIGDASTAGGSAIHESETIHSTFARKSHGDTGVVPVNAETSIGANISTGEQHSSDIFSLSDQQLSDKMKFVKEVGFGNWGSVWLCEPRLAEERAVYGSQIAVKLVHRSKTPTTAARVRSLWNEMKIVRALRREASASGSSQDAVGVGHPNVIQFYSFIITPSYALITMQYLPIPVPVEVPEFRAKPWFLALTDAVSFLHQRGVVHNDIKPANIILTGGPSPMPVLVDFGFAEHYTLTSRHAFQSNLAYGTPEYLAPERAKGQPHDTRKSDVYALGITFFEILVGRTPFEEVEGESFVSKEDLERYWTRTVKGKWIGKWEGIMSKPCEKALKRMVLPNADLRATALDVLADPYFKGEDETSRSNLSVDLSVLSDIIPPWSRQTLAQSRSKAKVQASIKSKQPTVTKRPILGIKAATTKAAPTADKGNVPARSETVKSRTGTLHRTSKSITEAFRKSVGTSKKAPRKTALEVFEIVTPGNAAPENPPSIKPKESVSLLKKKNSGAVLKDKNSKVLKEQGSTNILREKALKTRESVNALKEKKSAVAPKENRSATFALAPKKKEPVQDKENVKPKVHGKTFSMTMSFSRSFGRKQGKDKENEISEQPIEKRPSMYFSRKSESPATPTDSSAIAETPSAAVVSTAASRENAPAPYNPRDVRSVFNITAEPSTPTNASNPFNFTTTDGSCRIKNSSTASRSIVFSTEAEVSSAPQAASTPVNSGSVRSRQALFDRTHALETPERTPVTPARYGVASKSLVKSNPRLSTVAQSPASSTKSPSPVANKARVSKIAAKENRRTSVVARTSPVTPRGTPVKTKPSPSRVRASPAKAAASSARIRNVKAPVFTIGPKTNANPKVPAKKAPTKVLGDATNTKGSSNVKPSQKAKKVEDKRAEAHEDEGDDTITLPVEVIRSPCLSRMSKSSNTSIIKQSILQSIDKAVRFGRSSAGATEVLRSVTPEVVGRRRSLSIDEALSHQHDESMSENKENQLADWIRGIEKVVEDARQSFQVGDPTPLALPPPPPRLNHSQSAGLTRISTSAKDPTIRTIVSNVNPSVTTFAAAPQTHALNRRATVSSSIPTPPSTASSTSFNTPVAPQGRLSRPITPCLNAELGKEPTTLTSPRLCDVIDADSRRLILGQVPISESASHSRSTSYESNSGRVTLSSDAQRTRFFQTPSPSHSRTHSRMTSTNSAISRPATAMSGKISAQDVEVETTEQVYENFLKTQSTVIRKGKGYQSDYTIRGKGIEHIAPGSDTESEAKQGFFVRVASPTNLVPERAFRAFKTMMSGGPKRGEPIPSANSVFVGGGFGPGSEASRSKPAASYSRSWSRAQVA; this comes from the exons ATGAACCCCTTTACCGATGACCCTACCCATTTACCGACGGTTGTATTCCCTAATCCAG TGTTCGGCTCGTTATTCAACTACAGGGATGCAATCGCTCTCCTCGGTCATCCATCTCCTGGGT CTGGTGTTTTGGTCTTGGGCACAGGACTTTCCAAAGATGAGATGAGCTGCTCGTTAGGCATCTACGCATGCATCGCCCTCTATGTCCTTAGCAAAATTCTGACGTATGGGTTTCTCATTGAAAAG GTTCATGTCGTCTGGGGTGGAGCACATCAACCTCGTCTAAAGTCGCCTGTTTATCGTATCTGCTTAATTACAGTTACACCG TACGCTGTGGTCATCGTCCTCATGTTACTCGGGAGAATTTTTTACTTAAGAGCGGACGGTGCATGTGTAATTGGACTTCAACGCTTAGC TTCActcacgcttctcatttacGATCTTTATATTAAT ATCTTCCTGACTGGGTTGTTCATATGGCCGCTTGCCCGAAGCAAACTCATCAATCCGAGACTCAAATCAGTCGCGGTTCGCACTCTTGT TGCCGCGTTCGCAGCTCTAACTACTTCAACCCTGAACATTGCGATTCTGACTGTCATGGATGGACGCCAACTTGGCTGGGTATGTCTGGGCAGTTGCGGAACAGAC GTCACGATCAACGCAATTGTCCTATTCTGGGTGACATCCCCCACTTCTGGAACAAGCTTGACGTATTCCGGCCCCCACCCCACAAACGGAAGTTCACTCGGCCAGGATGGTAATCAGGGTGCTACAGTCACCGGCCGCCGCGCTTCAGCCGCTCTCGTACTTTCATCTGCTCCCCGCTCTCCTATTACCCCCAATACACCAAACTTTCAAGAAAAGGGTCACGACTCCGGGTTACTTAGCCCCTCTATTTGGCGATCTACGTTTGGTGGCACAAGCAAGAACCAGCAGCCCACCAATCATTTCCAAGATCGCGGACAACAAATGGAAATGTCGCCTAGGACGCCTTCACCCAGGCGCGAAGTCTGGGATGACAGACCAAGCTCAATTGTAACAGTCGACGACATCGAGGCAAACGCATCTGGACCCGGGTTTGTAACTATTGGTTTGCCCCCACCGAGCAAGAAGCGTGATGCAGGACGAACTCGGGCCGGGCACGGCGTGCATTCATCCCAACATAGTGGTAACCGAAACTCAATATTCGGTCGTATATTCGCTTCCTCAGAGTCACGGAAGGAAATGGAGGTCACAGTAACGATTACCACCCAACTCGACAACGAAGACGAACTGGATGGTTCTGTCAGAAAGAGTATCGGGGACGCGAGTACGGCTGGAGGTAGCGCGATA CATGAGTCTGAAACCATCCATTCCACTTTTGCACGCAAATCTCACGGCGATACTGGGGTTGTCCCAGTTAATGCTGAAACTAGCATTGGAGCCAATATTTCGACTGGCGAACAACATTCCAGTGACATTTTCAGTCTATCTGATCAACAGTTGAGTGATAAAATGAAGTTTGTTAAAGAG GTCGGCTTCGGTAATTGGGGCTCTGTTTGGCTCTGTGAGCCTCGCTTGGCAGAAGAACGAGCTGTGTATGGGTCCCAAATTGCCGTGAAGCTTGTTCATCGCTCCAAAACGCCGACTACGGCAGCTCGCGTACGATCTCTCTGGAACGAAATGAAGATCGTTCGTGCCCTTCGGCGAGAGGCCTCTGCATCCGGTTCTTCTCAGGATGCTGTGGGAGTTGGCCATCCGAATGTTATTCAGTTTTATTCGTTCATCATCACTCCGAGCTACGCGCTCATCACCATGCAATACCTTCCGATCCCGGTTCCCGTTGAAGTTCCCGAGTTCCGGGCGAAGCCTTGGTTCCTTGCCCTCACGGATGCTGTTTCTTTCTTGCACCAGCGGGGTGTTGTCCACAATGATATTAA ACCCGCGAACATCATCCTCACAGGCGGTCCGTCTCCAATGCCGGTTCTTGTTGACTTTGGCTTCGCCGAACACTACACCCTGACCTCGCGTCATGCGTTTCAGTCGAACCTCGCATACGGGACCCCAGAGTACCTCGCCCCCGAGCGTGCCAAAGGACAGCCCCATGACACCCGCAAATCTGACGTATATGCGCTTGGAATTACCTTCTTTGAAATCTTGGTTGGTCGTACGCCATTTGAGGAGGTCGAGGGAGAGAGTTTTGTGAGCAAGGAGGACCTCGAGCGTTATTGGACAAGAACCGTCAAGGGGAAATGGATCGGGAAGTGGGAGGGCATCATGAGCAAGCCATGTGAAAAGGCCTTGAAACGGATGGTCCTTCCCAATGCGGACCTTCGAGCCACCGCTCTAGACGTCTTGGCAGATCCCTActtcaagggagaag ACGAAACGAGCCGTTCTAATCTCTCGGTCGACCTCTCGGTTCTGTCAGATATAATTCCCCCTTGGTCTAGGCAGACTCTCGCTCAGTCCAGGTCTAAAGCTAAAGTTCAAGCGAGTATCAAGAGCAAACAGCCTACTGTCACCAAACGTCCAATCCTTGGTATCAAGGCGGCCACCACCAAGGCAGCTCCTACTGCCGACAAGGGTAACGTTCCGGCCCGCTCTGAAACTGTCAAATCACGCACTGGGACCTTGCACCGTACTTCCAAATCTATTACAGAGGCATTCCGCAAAAGCGTTGGCACTTCCAAGAAGGCTCCCAGGAAGACTGCACTGGAGGTGTTCGAAATTGTAACTCCAGGGAACGCCGCTCCAGAAAATCCCCCATCTATCAAGCCAAAGGAATCGGTCTCTCTTCTCAAAAAGAAGAACTCGGGCGCCGTCCTCAAGGATAAGAACTCCAAGGTGCTCAAGGAACAAGGCTCTACCAACATCTTGCGCGAGAAAGCCCTAAAGACCAGGGAGTCAGTCAATGCCTTGAAAGAGAAAAAGTCAGCAGTTGCCCCCAAGGAGAATCGTAGCGCTACGTTTGCATTGGCACCCAAGAAAAAGGAACCCGTGCAGGACAAGGAAAACGTCAAACCCAAGGTTCATGGCAAGACCTTCTCTATGACTATGTCGTTCTCGCGCTCCTTTGGCCGCAAGCAGGGTAAAGACAAGGAGAATGAAATTTCTGAGCAGCCGATAGAGAAGCGTCCCTCGATGTATTTCTCTCGAAAATCTGAAAGCCCAGCCACGCCCACAGACTCTTCCGCTATCGCCGAGACCCCTAGTGCAGCTGTCGTAAGCACAGCAGCATCACGGGAGAACGCCCCGGCTCCGTACAACCCCCGCGATGTGAGATCAGTGTTCAATATCACTGCAGAGCCATCAACTCCCACCAATGCGAGCAACCCCTTCAATTTCACCACTACAGACGGATCTTGTCGCATCAAGAATTCATCAACAGCGTCTCGTTCCATCGTGTTTTCCACCGAGGCCGAAGTCTCTAGTGCACCTCAAGCGGCTAGTACGCCGGTCAATTCTGGTTCGGTCCGTAGCCGGCAAGCTCTCTTCGACCGTACCCATGCACTGGAAACGCCCGAACGTACTCCTGTCACCCCAGCGAGGTATGGTGTTGCGTCCAAGTCTCTTGTCAAGAGCAACCCTCGTCTGTCTACAGTTGCACAATCTCCCGCCAGTTCAACCAAGTCTCCCAGCCCCGTTGCCAATAAGGCTCGTGTATCAAAGATTGCTGCGAAAGAGAACCGGCGTACAAGCGTTGTGGCTCGAACGTCTCCGGTTACGCCACGCGGCACTCCTGTGAAAACAAAGCCTTCCCCTAGTCGAGTTCGTGCATCACCCGCCAAAGCTGCCGCATCTTCCGCTCGGATTCGCAATGTCAAAGCGCCTGTGTTTACAATTGGTCCCAAGACGAACGCAAACCCCAAGGTCCCAGCCAAAAAGGCACCAACCAAAGTCCTAGGAGATGCTACAAATACGAAAGGGTCCTCAAATGTGAAACCGAGCCAAAAGGCAAAGAAAGTGGAGGACAAAAGGGCGGAGGCCCACGAGGATGAGGGGGATG ACACTATCACGTTGCCCGTGGAAGTCATCCGCAGCCCTTGTCTCTCTCGCATGTCCAAAAGCTCAAATACGAGTATCATCAAACAGAGTATCCTTCAGTCAATTG ATAAAGCTGTTCGTTTTGGGCGGTCATCAGCCGGTGCAACCGAGGTACTTCGGTCTGTAACACCCGAGGTTGTCGGGCGGAGGCGATCGTTGTCCATCGATGAAGCACTCAGCCATCAGCACGATGAGTCTATGTCAGAGAATAAAGAGAATCAACTG GCGGATTGGATACGAGGAATTGAAAAGGTAGTAGAAGATGCACGTCAATCTTTCCAAGTTGGGGATCCCACTCCGCTTGCGCTCCCTCCACCACCGCCTCGCCTGAACCATAGCCAATCCGCTGGGCTCACTCGCATCAGCACTTCAGCCAAGGACCCTACAATTCGAACTATCGTATCTAACGTGAACCCAAGCGTCACAACCTTCGCCGCGGCACCTCAAACTCACGCGCTTAATCGGCGAGCGACCGTAAGCTCTAGCATTCCAACTCCCCcgagtacggcctcaagcacGAGCTTCAATACTCCGGTCGCGCCACAAGGTCGTCTCTCTAGGCCAATTACACCCTGTCTGAATGCTGAGTTGGGGAAAG AACCAACAACACTAACTTCGCCTCGTCTCTGCGACGTCATCGATGCTGACTCGCGTAGACTTATCCTGGGTCAAGTGCCCATATCTGAGTCTGCTTCTCATTCAAGATCTACTAGTTACGAAAGTAACTCTGGGAGAGTTACCCTATCATCCGATGCTCAAAGGACTCGCTTCTTCCAAACCCCATCTCCTTCCCATAGTCGCACGCATTCTAGGATGACCTCGACTAACTCGGCCATTTCACGACCGGCCACTGCAATGTCTGGGAAAATATCGGCCCAGGATGTCGAAGTTGAAACAACTGAACAGGTTTACGAAAACTTCTTGAAGACTCAGTCGACAGTGATACGCAAGGGCAAAGGTTACCAATCCGACTACACTATTCGTGGAAAAGGCATTGAGCACATCGCACCCGGGTCCGACACAGAATCCGAGGCTAAACAAGGCTTCTTCGTTCGTGTCGCCTCACCAACCAACCTAGTTCCCGAACGAGCATTCCGTGCATTCAAAACGATGATGTCAGGAGGGCCAAAGAGGGGAGAACCCATCCCATCCGCAAACTCTGTGTTTGTGGGAGGCGGATTTGGTCCCGGAAGTGAGGCCTCGCGCTCCAAACCAGCTGCATCGTACTCTCGATCTTGGTCTCGCGCACAAGTTGCATAA
- a CDS encoding C2H2 zinc finger produces the protein MDGWDGTRARGCVSSDEEELDSPLSGPLFTGGGSSLGRSRATPTRLSVHSSLSSPLVTIDIDDVAADDDQGSPRSRRLTFEFRNFNLFPDVSDGRPSSGLLEKHRPSRSLDIQRVDEEPECAGYLTSPGYSTLGPPSGAYFPYGFTHLVHTVASAVASASHTASVRSDVIAFIDLDLAHLLPSTPTSLSANPVHPSRANLKSQRGSILTIIPTQIFSRRNSDVGPAPSLTTQHREKRVVTLREPVPVPIRTAPLAPPPPPPPAPVSTQDDDGSSELSELDDADGPSKSGDSSVTSSRTRRKPAHRTRKKKPYKSRRCDICNKTFTKECDVTRHRRTAHGEDEIEFKCHECGRLFNRKDALERHYKVYEGTPHVARRYQPKTYLGSKK, from the exons ATGGACGGATGGGATGGAACGCGTGCTCGCGGGTGTGTGTCGTCCGACGAGGAGGAGCTCGACAGTCCTCTCAGTGGTCCGCTGTTCACGGGTGGCGGCTCCTCACTCGGCCGATCGCGCGCCACGCCGACTCGTTT ATCTGT CCACTCGTCTCTATCATCGCCCCTCGTCACCATCGACATTGATGATGTTGCAGCCGACGACGACCAAGGCTCTCCGCGCTCTCGCCGACTCACGTTCGAGTTCCGCAACTTTAACTTGTTTCCGGATGTGAGCGACGGTCGCCCATCGTCGGGCTTGTTGGAAAAG CATCGTCCCAGTCGTAGTTTGGATATCCAACGCGTGGACGAAGAGCCAGAGTGTGCTGGATACTTGACCTCGCCTGGCTACTCGACACTTGGTCCACCCAGTGGGGCCTATTTCCCATACGGGTTCACACACTTGGTAC ACACAGTCGCCTCCGCTGTTGCCTCCGCCTCCCATACAGCGTCCGTCCGAAGTGACGTTATCGCATTCATTGATCTCGACCTCGCCCATCTACTCCCATCCACACCCACATCCCTATCGGCCAATCCAGTCCACCCGTCCAGGGCCAACCTCAAATCCCAG AGGGGAAGCATCCTAACGATCATCCCCACGCAAATTTTCTCAAGGCGTAATTCGGATGTCGGTCCTGCCCCATCTTTGACAACTCAACATCGGGAAAAGCGGGTCGTGACCCTACGCGAACCGGTGCCTGTGCCTATCCGAACGGCTCCCTTGGCGCCCCCACCCCCGCCACCGCCTGCGCCCGTGTCGACCCAAGATGACGATGGATCTTCCGAGCTGAGTGAACTCGATGATGCTGATGGCCCAAG CAAAAGTGGCGACTCGAGCGTGACCAGCTCGCGTACACGGCGGAAACCCGCACACCGCACCCGGAAGAAAAAACCATACAAGTCCCGCCGGTGTGATATTTGCAACAAGACGTTTACCAAAGAGTGTGATGTGACCCGACACCGACGCACCGCGCACGGCGAGGACGAAATCGAGTTCAAGTGCCATGAATGTGGGCGGTTGTTTAATCGAAAAGATGCGTTGGAGAGGCATTACAAGGTGTACGAAGGTACCCCGCACGTTGCGAGGCGCTATCAGCCCAAGACATATTTGGGCAGTAAAAAGTAG
- a CDS encoding C2H2 zinc finger produces MASNDDVDMMFDLDFNRPDAFCSLLDDTASRREQHAILQRWHTPGYSMPTMTKAKANVLSRQPTLDATFIASEWEEKLIRRWQRKHKKQHLSLREVKSQMPPLEFDPAFADSDTEDEDEQPAFNPESLREPLMRRVPSPIAIPPSAYAPSAPLSPLTPLSSEPPQSSISPVDKPSPRTTQAPAVPESYAPPTPMSPAVKLEVVDDVLYPARSSPALKRPFDEVEPQAEPETEADPEPVTAVDDVVSEGEYVPSEDEEDDADPTYGAPKARRLVIHSTVFRSAANRSPRSRASQSTHTRTPSTSEKPVRTGPGRRRRPVDDTAPSQCTYINPLNQSRCQQIFARAPEMKRHIDHFHHEQEARAVIDGRLSRNMATLLGDSWDGTLGKPTCEGCGTEFSRRDAVKRHQNEVKAKFEDGRCVWCPGTQGRKGSAKRVALAKLGGQTPTKKPRRK; encoded by the coding sequence ATGGCTTCCAATGACGATGTTGACATGATGTTTGACCTCGACTTTAACCGCCCAGATGCCTTCTGCTCCTTGCTCGACGATACCGCCTCTCGCCGCGAGCAGCACGCCATCCTCCAGCGCTGGCACACACCGGGCTACTCGATGCCgacgatgaccaaggccaagGCGAATGTGCTCTCTCGCCAGCCCACGCTTGACGCTACGTTTATTGCCAGCGAGTGGGAGGAGAAGCTGATTCGACGATGGCAGCGCAAGCACAAGAAACAGCACCTTTCCCTGCGCGAGGTCAAGAGCCAGATGCCCCCACTCGAGTTCGATCCTGCCTTTGCCGACTCGGACAccgaggacgaagacgagCAGCCGGCGTTTAATCCCGAATCGCTGCGGGAGCCTCTGATGCGCCGCGTACCATCTCCTATCGCCATTCCTCCTTCGGCCTATGCTCCCTCGGCGCCTCTCTCCCCACTTACGCCTCTCTCCTCAGAGCCTCCCCAGAGTTCCATCTCCCCCGTTGACAAGCCCTCGCCGCGAACAACACAAGCTCCGGCCGTGCCTGAGTCATACGCCCCCCCGACACCGATGTCCCCCGCTGTCAAACTAGAGGTGGTAGATGACGTCTTGTACCCCGCTCGTTCGTCACCCGCCCTCAAACGGCCCTTTGACGAGGTCGAGCCCCAGGCCGAGCCTGAAACCGAGGCCGATCCCGAGCCTGTCACCGCCGTCGATGACGTAGTGTCCGAGGGTGAATATGTTCCCtcggaagacgaggaggacgACGCCGATCCGACCTATGGCGCACCCAAGGCAAGGAGGTTGGTAATTCACTCCACCGTATTCCGATCGGCCGCTAACCGCTCGCCGCGATCCAGAGCCTCGCAATCGACTCATACTCGCACGCCCTCGACTTCCGAGAAACCCGTGCGCACTGGCCCGGGCCGCCGCCGTCGCCCTGTCGACGACACAGCCCCAAGCCAATGCACGTACATCAACCCTCTTAATCAATCTCGCTGCCAGCAGATATTCGCTCGGGCTCCCGAGATGAAGCGCCACATTGATCATTTCCATCACGAGCAAGAGGCGAGGGCCGTCATCGACGGCCGCCTGTCTCGCAACATGGCCACGCTCCTCGGCGACTCTTGGGACGGCACCCTTGGCAAGCCCACGTGTGAAGGATGCGGAACTGAGTTTTCTCGCCGCGACGCCGTCAAGCGGCACCAGAACGAGGTCAAAGCCAAATTTGAGGATGGCCGCTGCGTCTGGTGCCCCGGCACTCAAGGCCGCAAGGGTTCTGCCAAACGTGTGGCCCTCGCCAAGCTCGGCGGTCAGACTCCTACCAAGAAGCCTCGCCGCAAGTGA
- a CDS encoding major facilitator superfamily transporter, whose amino-acid sequence MTHDDARGDSSGPEVTLVEQGIIPAADNLLGDATAAPEMVGLVAAAAATAAAETNDDSKGRKGNRSRPWYKTPSVWWLLPITALGATSRAATIAPRTELFIKFACDELRPEYSVDANPTYWNPSPTNNTLIDVPVTFVHENTTSRDEIVKTTLHHPDKRCAQDPGIFSLLTLGWWAQYSDRAGRTKVLGISGFAILVADALLFLVAFKGKVLPGGYRILIIGGALDGLAGGFSAVIAAGHAYVADCSSPLTRSRIFSFWTGCVYAGAALGPSLGSLINSYSNNLLSTFYVTTAVHTIYGIFVAFIVPESVSDEARAKARELYERDMNPTHGRFRRPATREVAINMGSYHFKFQYALKTFHWSSVQLGHWLSLVGFWRALYLSVILPAILKALYAREARRSNGDESDNEKEAQVKRVDLLVVRVSLLIDLIGYILIGIVTSQMPFIGATILLAFGGGFAPSVQSLALALASPSAHIARRGARAHGESLPPGAKQEIGRLFGALAVIHALGAQVIGPAVYSTTFGASIGVYPRAIFWLCAIMVSLAVVAFSFVRLEGGHEPEDSEHEPLLA is encoded by the exons ATGACTCACGACGACGCGAGGGGAGATAGTTCGGGACCAGAAGTCACCCTAGTGGAGCAGGGTATTATACCAGCTGCGGATAACCTGTTGGGCGATGCGACAGCGGCTCCAGAGATGGTCGGGCtggttgctgctgctgctgctacCGCTGCCGCCGAAACAAACGACGACTCGAAAGGGAGAAAAGGAAATCGTTCAAGACCATGGTACAAAACTCCTTCGGTGTGGTG gCTTTTGCCCATCACTGCTCTGGGTGCTACGTCCCGGGCAGCAACAATTGCACCTCGGACCGAACTATTTATCAAGTTTGCCTGTGATGAGCTGAGGCCCGAGTACAGTGTTGACGCCAACCCCACGTATTGGAATCCGAGTCCTACGAATAACACTTTGATAGACGTACCAGTTACGTTTGTTCACGAGAATACTACCTCAAGAGACGAGATTGTAAAAACGACGCTTCATCATCCGGATAAGCGGTGTGCACAGGATCCG GGTATATTCAGTCTACTTACACTCGGCTGGTGGGCACAG TACTCTGACCGCGCGGGGCGGACCAAGGTGCTTGGGATATCAGGATTTGCCATTCTCGTGGC GGATGCTCTACTGTTTTTAGTCGCGTTCAAGGGTAAAGTTTTGCCTGGAGGGTATCGGATCCTGATCATAGGAGGAGCTCTTGATGGGTTAGCTGGAG GATTCTCTGCTGTTATTGCAGCTGGGCACGCGTATGTTGCGGATTGCTCCAGCCCGTTAACTAG GTCGCGTATTTTCAGTTTTTGGACGGGCTGCGTATATGCGGGTGCAGCGCTTGGACCGAGCCTTGGATCGCTGATCAATTCGTACTCCAACAACCTGCTCTCGACGTTCTACGTAACTACAGCGGTTCATACCATTTATGGAATATTCGTAGCCTTTATTGTCCCGGAGTCTGTATCCGATGAAGCAAGAGCTAAAGCGCGGGAGTTGTACGAAAGGGACATGAACCCTACCCACGGTCGATT TCGTCGCCCTGCAACCAGAGAAG TTGCTATTAACATG GGGTCATATCACTTCAAGTTCCAATACGCTCTCAAGACATTTCATTGGAGCTCGGTTCAACTTGGTCATTGGCTAAGCCTCGTTGGATTCTGGCGTGCGCTGTATCTGTCAGTGATCCTTCCCGCCATCCTCAAAGCACTGTATGCACGGGAGGCACGTCGATCCAACGGGGATGAAAGTGACAATGAAAAGGAGGCGCAGGTCAAGAGGGTCGATCTGTTGGTGGTTCGCGTATCGCTTTTGATCGATTTGATCGGGTACATATTGATCGGCATAGTCACCAGTCAGATGCCATTCATTGGAGCAACGATCCTGCTTGCATTTGGAGGAGGGTTTGCCCCATCTGTTCAGAGCCTTGCGCTAGCGCTCGCTAGCCCCTCTGCACATATAGCTAGACGAGGGGCTCGGGCTCATGGGGAAAGTCTCCCTCCAGGTGCGAAGCAGGAGATTGGACGGTTATTTGGGGCGCTCGCTGTTATACACGCTCTAGGTGCGCAGGTGATTGGCCCAGCAGTTTACAGCACGACATTTGGGGCAAGTATCGGAGTGTACCCTAGGGCAATATTCTGGTTATGCGCCATTATGGTTTCGTTGGCGGTTGTGGCTTTCAGTTTTGTGCGGTTGGAGGGTGGACATGAACCTGAAGACTCGGAACACGAGCCTCTGCTAGCTTAA